The segment TGCCACTCGCGACCGCCGGTGAAGAAGTTTCAATATCGCCCGTCGAATATTTCCAATGTACTGCGCCGCTGTTTAAATCAAGCGCAATCAATTCGCCTTTATGCGAGCCGACATAAACCACGCCATCTTTGATTGCCGCAGACGATTCGATAGATTCGCCCGCGTCATAGGTCCATAGAACCTTTAAATCGCGCGGCACACTGGAAAGTGAAATCGCGGTGTTTTGCAAATTGCCGCGAAACTGCCCCCATTCGCCCGCGAAGGTGTATTTCTGAGAAAAGGCAAAAGGCGTTGCGTTGAAGACAAAAGGCAAAAGGCAAAAGGCAAAAGGCAAAAGTACCAATGCTTTTGTTGGTAATGCCCATCTGAAAATTCGCTTTGCTCTTTGATTAGGAAGTTTTTCTCCCATAAACAAAGGCGGGTTTAATTGTGATACCATCGCCTTCACAACACGCGAAAGCGACCCAGGTAATGCAAATTTGGCAGTAAATATTTTTGCCTTTTGCTTTTTGCCTTTTGCCTGTTGATTTATTAATACGCGCACTGGTAAACCTCCAAAGCTTCGATTTCGCCAAACGGACGCGGATTGAAGGTGCCTGTCCACTGGGTCGCCGCGTCTTTGGCAAGAATCTCTAAATCATCAATGTTGATTCCTGCGCTTGCCAAGCCTCTGGGTAAATTGCCTGCTTTAATTAAGCTTTCAAGTCGCAGGGCTAAGGCTTCGACCGGGTTTTCCTGAAATTTAAGTTTAGCAACTTGCGCGAGTTCTTCGTAGCGCGCCGCGACTACTGCGCCATTCCAGCGCACGACGTGCGGCAACATTAAGGCAATCGCATCGCCGTGCGGGGTGTTGTAGTGCGCGGTTAAGGGATTGGCGCAGGCGTGGGTTGCGCCAAGCATGGAATTTTCAATCGCTACCCCGGCAAAGTAAGCGCCAAGTTGCATCGCGCCACGCGCTTCGATGTTGGTTGGGTCGCCGAGGACTCGCTCGAAATTGGCTTCCAACAGTCGCCAGGCTTCGCGTGAAAACATTTCCGAAAGCGGATTGCGTTTGGTGGTCACATAAGATTCAACGGCGTGCGAGATGGCATCAAAGCCTGCGGTGGCGGTCACTTTTGCAGGTTGCGAGACGGTAAGGCGCGGGTCGAGTATCGCAACTTTAAATGCCGCTTTGGGGTCGCCGCAAGCCATCTTCACATGAGTCTCGGCATCGGAAATCAAGGCGTAGCATTGCGCTTCACTGCCTGTGCCTGCGGTAGTCGGAATGCCAATCATCGGCAACATCGGTTTTGTCGCTTTACCATAGCCCCAGTAATCGCGCATCGCGCCGCCATTGGTGAGCAGAAAATTGATGCCCTTGGTGCAATCCATAGAACTTCCGCCGCCAAGTCCGACAAGCGAATCGATGTCGAGCGATGCGGCATACATGCGCCCGCGTTCAATCATTCGCGTGTCGGGATTGGCTTCAAATTCATGAAAATTGAAAACCGTGATGCCCGATTGTTGTAAAGATTTGGTTGCCTGTTCGACATAGCCGCATTCAAAGAGACCAATATCTGCAACAATCAAGGTGCGACGAAAACCCAGTTTCAAGGCAATCTCGCCTAACTCTTTAAACCTTCCTTCGCCGAATATGATGCGGGTGTGTTTTTGAAAGTCGAATGGCTTCATAGTTGGTATGGAGCATGATACGCAAAAAATTACGGGATTTTCAAAGC is part of the Acidobacteriota bacterium genome and harbors:
- a CDS encoding iron-containing alcohol dehydrogenase, which translates into the protein MKPFDFQKHTRIIFGEGRFKELGEIALKLGFRRTLIVADIGLFECGYVEQATKSLQQSGITVFNFHEFEANPDTRMIERGRMYAASLDIDSLVGLGGGSSMDCTKGINFLLTNGGAMRDYWGYGKATKPMLPMIGIPTTAGTGSEAQCYALISDAETHVKMACGDPKAAFKVAILDPRLTVSQPAKVTATAGFDAISHAVESYVTTKRNPLSEMFSREAWRLLEANFERVLGDPTNIEARGAMQLGAYFAGVAIENSMLGATHACANPLTAHYNTPHGDAIALMLPHVVRWNGAVVAARYEELAQVAKLKFQENPVEALALRLESLIKAGNLPRGLASAGINIDDLEILAKDAATQWTGTFNPRPFGEIEALEVYQCAY